A DNA window from Pseudomonas wuhanensis contains the following coding sequences:
- a CDS encoding carboxypeptidase regulatory-like domain-containing protein, translating to MKNVHSFMLPIAAVGVLMFPVVLNAASLEPIDSTGVQVQQQQQNGITYLSGGIGEDEARAIQQAQGYNLHMTFSIGAEGKYVPDVNLVIQKNPGQPVLTLSEAGPLVYVQLPPGKYTVVATRNGEERRDTADVGSGPARNLVFHWNTEN from the coding sequence ATGAAGAACGTCCATTCATTCATGCTGCCCATCGCCGCCGTCGGCGTACTGATGTTTCCAGTCGTGCTTAACGCCGCCAGTCTTGAACCGATCGACAGCACAGGCGTGCAAGTCCAGCAGCAACAGCAAAACGGGATTACTTATTTGTCCGGGGGGATCGGAGAGGATGAGGCTCGAGCCATTCAACAAGCACAGGGCTACAACCTGCACATGACCTTCTCCATCGGGGCGGAGGGCAAATATGTTCCGGATGTGAATCTGGTCATTCAGAAAAACCCGGGTCAGCCCGTGCTGACGCTGAGTGAGGCCGGCCCGTTGGTTTACGTACAGCTGCCACCTGGCAAGTACACCGTCGTTGCGACACGCAATGGTGAGGAGCGGCGTGATACGGCGGATGTAGGAAGTGGCCCCGCCCGCAATCTGGTCTTCCACTGGAATACTGAAAACTAG